The Syngnathus typhle isolate RoL2023-S1 ecotype Sweden linkage group LG11, RoL_Styp_1.0, whole genome shotgun sequence genome contains a region encoding:
- the LOC133161782 gene encoding twinfilin-2 produces the protein MFLALVVTPELREFLARARGGALRLIKVRIQDEQLVLGAYREPEQRWDQDYDHFLLPLLDRQEPCYVLYRLDSHNALGFEWLFLSWSPDQSSVKDKMLYAATRAMVKKEFGGGHVKYEIFGTLEEEVCLSGYQRHVLSCCGPAPLTLAEQELQRIKLTEGRVKQVTAENSVDSNAQTLQGLAFPLQETARRALQQLAQKQINYIQLKLDVERETIELVHSHQTETRDLPCRVPKDTPRYHFFLYKHSHEGDYLESIVFIYSMPGYNCNIKERMLYSSCKSRLLEDVERDYRLQVAKKLEIDSGDELTEGFLYEEVHPKQHAFKQAFAKPRGPAGKRGLKRLIKGPGEVMQDG, from the exons ATGTTTCTAGCCCTGGTGGTGACGCCAGAGCTGAGGGAGTTTCTGGCCCGGGCGAGAGGGGGAGCGCTGCGCCTCATTAAGGTGCGAATACAAGATG AACAGCTGGTGCTGGGGGCCTACAGGGAACCAGAGCAGAGATGGGACCAGGACTACGACCATTTCCTCCTACCTCTGCTGGACCGACAGGAGCCCTGCTATGTGCTCTACCGTCTGGACTCCCACAATGCACTGGGCTTTGAGTGGCTCTTCCTATCctggtcacctgatcagtctTCC GTCAAAGACAAGATGCTGTATGCTGCTACCCGTGCCATGGTCAAGAAGGAGTTTGGTGGTGGCCACGTGAAGTATGAGATTTTTGGAACGCTGGAG GAAGAAGTCTGCCTGTCGGGCTACCAGCGTCATGTATTGTCATGCTGTGGTCCTGCCCCGCTCACACTAGCTGAGCAGGAGCTGCAGAGGATCAAGCTCACTGAG GGCAGAGTCAAACAG GTGACGGCAGAGAACAGCGTGGATAGTAACGCACAAACCCTTCAAGGCCTGGCTTTCCCGCTGCAGGAGACGGCCAGACGAGCCCTCCAGCAACTTGCCCAGAAGCAGATCAACTACATACAACTG AAACTAGATGTGGAGCGGGAGACCATTGAACTGGTTCATTCCCACCAGACGGAGACGCGGGATTTGCCCTGCCGGGTTCCTAAAGACACACCAAGATATCACTTCTTCCTCTACAAACACTCCCATGAAGGCGACTACCTCGAATCCATTG TTTTCATCTACTCCATGCCTGGATACAACTGCAACATTAAAGAGAGAATGCTCTACTCTAGCTGCAAGAGTCGACTCTTGGAGGACGTGGAGAGAGATTATCGACTGCAGGTTGCTAAAAAG TTGGAAATCGACAGCGGAGATGAGTTGACAGAGGGGTTTCTGTATGAAGAAGTCCATCCCAAGCAGCATGCTTTCAAGCAGGCTTTTGCCAAACCACGCGGCCCCGCAGGCAAGAGGGGACTCAAACGCCTAATTAAAGGCCCGGGCGAGGTCATGCAGGACGGCTAG
- the wdr82 gene encoding WD repeat-containing protein 82, with protein sequence MKLTDNVLRSFRVAKVFRENTDKINCFDFSSNGESIISSSDDDSLVLYDCQEGKPKRTLYSKKYGVDLIRYTHAANTVVYSSNKIDDTIRYLSLHDNKYIRYFPGHNKRVTSLSMSPVDDTFISGSLDKTIRLWDLRSPNCQGLMHLQGKPVCSFDPEGLIFAAGINSEMVKLYDLRSFDKGPFATFKLQYDRTCEWTGLKFSNDGKLILLSTNGGALRILDAFKGAVLHSFGGYNNNKGVTLEASFTPDSQFVVIGSEDGKIHMWNAESGLKVAVLDGKHTGPITCLQFNPKFMTFASACSNMAFWLPTIDD encoded by the exons ATGAAGCTGACGGACAATGTGCTGCGGAGCTTCAGGGTGGCAAAGGTTTTCCGGGAGAACACTGACAAGATCAACTGCTTTGACTTCAGCTCCAATGGAGAGTCGATTATATCGAGCAGCGATGACGATTCGCTCGTGTTGTACGACTGTCAGGAGGGGAA ACCCAAGAGGACTCTCTACAGTAAAAAGTATGGAGTGGATTTGATCAGGTACACACATGCAGCCAACACAGTGGTCTACAGTTCCAACAAAATCGATG ATACAATCAGATACTTGTCCCTTCACGACAATAAATACATCCGCTATTTCCCAGGCCACAATAAAAG AGTGACTTCGCTGTCAATGTCTCCCGTGGATGACACCTTTATTTCCGGATCCTTGGATAAAACCATAAGACTGTGGGATCTGCGCTCGCCTAACTGCCAG GGTCTCATGCACCTTCAAGGGAAGCCGGTATGCTCGTTCGATCCGGAGGGCCTCATTTTTGCAGCAGGCATCAATTCAGAAATGGTGAAGCTTTACGATCTGCGGTCATTTgacaag GGTCCTTTCGCGACCTTCAAGCTGCAGTATGACAGGACGTGCGAGTGGACGGGACTCAAGTTCAGCAACGACGGGAAACTCATTCTCCTCTCCACCAACGGCGGCGCACTCCGCATCCTCGATGCGTTTAAAGGAGCCGTGCTGCATTCCTTCGGG ggatacaacaacaacaaaggggTCACTCTAGAAGCCTCGTTCACACCTGACTCTCAGTTCGTCGTCATCG GTTCTGAGGACGGCAAGATCCACATGTGGAACGCCGAAAGCGGCTTGAAGGTGGCTGTACTAGACGGAAAGCACACGGGGCCCATCACATGCCTCCAGTTCAACCCCAAATTCATGACGTTCGCCAGCGCCTGCTCCAACATG GCGTTCTGGCTTCCTACCATTGATGACTGA
- the aurka gene encoding aurora kinase A: METDTRHKLQNNLQTERTEIKRAEDGPMRIPVSHMASKRLVVPSQQPQRILTVSNGPQRLMHPLKHSKSAHHLLSSTKPAQPENQNVKLAAANPQPKAPVRRSQPMMNEPKVNLGMTKPAVEATAMEAAKPEIPQKEPAKKDSADTSSSKKRWSLDSFEIGRPLGKGKFGNVYLARERQTKFILALKVLFKKQLEKAGVEHQLRREVEIQSHLRHPNILRLFGYFHDVSRVYLILEYAPKGELFGELQRCGFFPEDRSATYIMELADALDYCHSRKVIHRDIKPENLLLGTNGELKIADFGWSVHTPSSRRSTLCGTLDYLPPEMIEGKTHDEKVDLWSLGVLCYEFLVGKPPFETQSYKDTYRRISRVEYLYPSQSSVSELAKDLISRLLKHNPAYRLPIKGVLSHPWVVQNSTKKPSAHGMEELSH; the protein is encoded by the exons ATGGAGACAGATACCAGGCACAAACTACAAAACAACCTGCAGACTGAAAGAACCGAAATTAAG CGAGCTGAGGATGGACCAATGCGTATCCCCGTGTCTCATATGGCCTCTAAACGTCTCGTAGTCCCATCCCAGCAACCGCAACGCATTCTGACAGTGTCCAATGGGCCTCAGCGCTTAATGCACCCGTTAAAACACAGCAAGTCTGCGCATCACCTCCTCAGTTCCACCAAGCCTGCACAACCCGAGAATCAGAATGTCAAACTGGCAGCGGCAAATCCGCAGCCCAAAGCTCCTGTCCGGCGGAGCCAGCCTATGATGAATGAGCCTAAAGTGAACCTGGGGATGACAAAACCTGCTGTTGAAGCCACTGCCATGGAAGCTGCAAAACCTGAGATTCCACAAA AGGAACCAGCCAAGAAAGATTCTGCAGACACATCGTCATCCAA GAAGCGTTGGAGTCTGGACAGCTTTGAAATCGGCCGGCCACTGGGAAAGGGCAAGTTTGGCAACGTCTACCTTGCCAGAGAGCGCCAGACCAAATTCATCCTGGCCCTGAAGGTGCTCTTCAAAAAGCAGCTGGAGAAGGCGGGCGTGGAGCACCAGCTGAGGAGAGAGGTGGAGATCCAGTCTCATCTCag GCACCCCAACATCCTACGCCTCTTCGGCTATTTCCATGACGTTTCCCGTGTGTACCTCATACTCGAATATGCCCCCAAGGGCGAGCTCTTCGGTGAGTTGCAGCGGTGTGGATTTTTCCCCGAAGATCGCAGTGCTACG TACATCATGGAGCTGGCAGATGCCCTGGACTACTGCCATTCGAGGAAGGTGATCCACAGGGACATTAAGCCCGAGAATCTCCTGCTGGGCACCAACGGGGAGCTGAAGATCGCCGACTTCGGTTGGTCCGTCCACACGCCCTCGTCCAG GAGGTCTACTTTATGCGGAACACTGGATTATTTGCCTCCCGAAATGATCGAAGGGAAGACCCACGACGAGAAGGTGGATCTGTGGAGTCTCGGCGTGCTTTGCTATGAGTTCCTGGTCGGGAAACCACCATTTGAAACCCAATCTTACAAGGACACGTATCGCAGGATATCCAGG GTTGAGTACTTGTACCCGTCGCAATCCAGCGTCAGCGAACTGGCCAAAGATTTGATTTCTCGCCTGCTGAAGCACAATCCTGCATATAGACTGCCCATAAAAGGGGTTCTGTCTCACCCCTGGGTGGTCCAAAACTCCACCAAGAAGCCCAGCGCCCACGGCATGGAAGAGCTCAGCCACTGA
- the cish gene encoding cytokine-inducible SH2-containing protein, whose amino-acid sequence MILCVPGPRGHLPTAPSTEAPLRGMRAGTVASAPCLQSSPPIWDPTKDLRAIASNFCYLETSGWYWGAVSAAQAHGALQEASEGAFLVRDSSHPLYMLTLSVKTARGPTSIRIQYSCTRFLLDCSSPARPSLSSFPNVPSLVQHYMGLERRAQDEEGSTAAKEASSKVTIQEASASVVLKLKRPVYKPQGLPSLQHLTRLVINRHSESHDQLPLPRPLLRFLQEYPFKL is encoded by the exons ATGATTCTCTGTGTGCCAGG TCCCCGAGGTCATTTGCCCACCGCTCCATCGACTGAGGCCCCCCTGAGGGGCATGCGGGCAGGAACGGTTGCGTCTGCGCCTTGCCTTCAGAGCAGCCCGCCAATATGGGATCCCACCAAGGATCTGCGGGCCATTGCAAGCAATTTCTGCTACCTAGAGACATCAG GATGGTACTGGGGAGCTGTAAGTGCGGCCCAGGCACACGGTGCACTTCAAGAGGCCTCTGAGGGGGCTTTTCTGGTACGGGACAGCAGCCACCCTCTGTATATGCTTACCCTCTCTGTCAAGACGGCCCGCGGTCCCACCAGCATACGCATCCAGTACAGCTGCACTCGCTTCTTGCTGGACTGCAGCTCGCCGGCCCGGCCCAGCCTGTCGTCCTTCCCCAACGTGCCCAGCTTGGTCCAGCACTACATGGGATTGGAGAGGAGAGCTCAAGACGAGGAGGGGAGCACGGCGGCCAAGGAGGCCTCTTCCAAAGTGACAATCCAAGAGGCGTCGGCGTCGGTGGTGCTGAAATTAAAGCGGCCCGTGTACAAGCCACAGGGCCTGCCCTCCTTGCAGCACCTCACCCGCCTCGTCATCAACAGGCATTCAGAGAGCCACGACCAGCTACCACTCCCCAGGCCTCTGCTGCGTTTCTTACAGGAATACCCTTTCAAGTTATGA
- the hemk1 gene encoding MTRF1L release factor glutamine methyltransferase, whose amino-acid sequence MLSMIKFVGKVSEQRIHLLVGRQLKEFLGSCGVRPCSFQASPSGRINARQAADIWRKRFELNGVTEPDLSSQYIIAHVLGAKTIEGVEQHRLSAFLTQEETQQIWKLCKKRLSRMPVQYVIEEWDFRDVTLKMRPPVFIPRPETEELVELVVTDLQKKTDSPTCLEVGCGSGAISLSLLKNLPQLRAVAVDQSEEAVELTRENALRLGLQNRLKVYHADVTKDAETVSKLCSNVSALVSNPPYLFSDDLPLLEPEILRFEDHAALDGGKDGLKVIRQILTLAPRILSDDGCVYLEVDPRHPQLIRHWVEVNVEWLHLAETRHDITSRPRFCILRKAKSNDHELHLG is encoded by the exons ATGTTAAGTATGATAAAATTTGTGGGGAAAGTCAGTGAGCAGAGGATACATTTGTTAGTTGGCAGACAGTTAAAG GAATTTTTGGGCTCCTGTGGGGTTCGTCCTTGCAGTTTCCAGGCCTCACCCTCAGGCAGAATAAATGCCCGGCAAGCAGCGGATATTTGGAGGAAACGCTTTGAGTTGAACGGTGTGACTGAGCCTGACCTCTCCAGTCAGTACATAATTGCCCATGTGCTCGGGGCTAAGACT ATAGAAGGAGTTGAGCAGCATAGGTTGTCTGCATTTCTCACCCAAGAGGAAACACAGCAAATATGGAAACTCTGCAAAAAACGCCTCTCCAG GATGCCTGTGCAGTATGTGATCGAAGAGTGGGACTTCAGAGATGTGACACTCAAGATGAGGCCTCCCGTATTCATCCCACGACCTGAAACTGag GAGTTGGTAGAATTAGTTGTTACTGATCTGCAGAAGAAGACTGACTCACCTACGTGTTTGGAAGTGGGATGTGGCTCTGGAGCTATTTCTCTTAGCCTTCTGAAAAATCTGCCACAG CTCAGAGCCGTTGCAGTGGACCAAAGTGAGGAGGCTGTGGAATTGACAAGAGAAAATGCATTAAG ATTAGGGCTTCAAAACAGATTAAAAGTCTATCACGCAGATGTCACAAAAG ATGCAGAGACCGTGTCGAAGCTGTGTAGCAATGTCTCTGCATTGGTCAGCAACCCTCCCTACCTCTTCTCAGACGATTTGCCTTTGCTGGAACCGGAAATTCTGAG GTTTGAGGACCACGCCGCCTTGGACGGGGGAAAAGACGGCTTGAAAGTGATTCGCCAGATTTTAACCCTGGCTCCCCGGATTCTGTCAGATGACGG CTGTGTTTACTTGGAGGTGGACCCCAGACACCCCCAGCTCATTCGGCACTGGGTGGAGGTCAACGTGGAGTGGCTGCATTTGGCAGAGACGCGACACGACATCACTAGCAG GCCTAGATTTTGCATTCTTCGGAAAGCCAAGTCAAACGACCACGAGCTGCACCTGGGTTGA
- the nprl2 gene encoding GATOR complex protein NPRL2 isoform X2: protein MDMDSRIECIFFSEFHPTLGPKITYQVPEEYISRELFDTVQVYIITKQELQNKLITVTAMGKKLIGCPVCIEHKKYSRNALLFNLGFVCDAQTNTCVLEPIVKKLSGYLTTLELESGFISTEESKQKLLPIMSTLLEELNATGACTLPIDESNTIHLKLIPLRKDPPVVQEYDVPVFTQSKDHFIKSQWDLTTQQILPYIDGFRHVQKIAAEADVELNIVRIAVQNLLYYDVVTLVSIFQYSNVYCTTPKVQSLIDDKLIQEECLNYITKQEASKCERCVPAVLWPESRNHRPRPMFPLLSTAAES from the exons ATGGACATGGACTCTCGAATCGAGTGCATATTCTTTAGCGAGTTTCACCCAACGTTGGGTCCCAAAATAACATATCAG GTCCCAGAAGAATACATTTCACGAGAGCTCTTTGACACAGTTCAGGTTTATATAATTACCAAACAGGAGTTGCAGAACAAACTAATAACAGT CACTGCAATGGGCAAAAAGTTAATCGGGTGTCCAGTGTGCATCGAGCACAAGAAGTACAGCCGTAACGCCCTCCTGTTTAATCTGGGCTTCGTCTGTGATGCACAGACCAACACGTGTGTCCTTGAGCCTATTGTCAAGAAACTGTCAGGATACCTCACCACACTGGAG CTGGAGAGTGGATTCATATCCACCGAGGAGAGCAAACAAAAACTCCTGCCTATCATGTCGACCTTGTTGGAAGAGCTCAACGCTACCGGGGCGTGCACCTTACCCATAG atgAATCCAACACCATCCACTTGAAGCTGATCCCATTGCGGAAGGATCCCCCGGTCGTTCAGGAGTACGACGTTCCGGTTTTCACTCAGAGCAAAGATCACTTTATTAAGTCACAGTGGGATCTCACCACACAGCAG ATTTTGCCCTACATTGATGGCTTTCGACATGTGCAAAAAATCGCAGCCGAAGCAGACGTGGAGTTGAATATAGTCCGTATTGCTGTGCAGAATTTGCT GTATTATGATGTCGTGACCCTGGTGTCGATATTCCAG TACTCCAATGTGTACTGTACCACCCCCAAAGTGCAGAGCCTGATCGATGACAAACTCATCCAGGAGGAATGTTTAAACTACATCACCAAGCAAg AAGCGTCCAAGTGTGAGAGATGTGTTCCAGCTGTACTGTGGCCTGAGTCCAGGAACCACCGTCCGCGACCTATGTTCCCGCTACTCTCAACAGCTGCAGAGAGTTGA
- the nprl2 gene encoding GATOR complex protein NPRL2 isoform X1 encodes MDMDSRIECIFFSEFHPTLGPKITYQVPEEYISRELFDTVQVYIITKQELQNKLITVTAMGKKLIGCPVCIEHKKYSRNALLFNLGFVCDAQTNTCVLEPIVKKLSGYLTTLELESGFISTEESKQKLLPIMSTLLEELNATGACTLPIDESNTIHLKLIPLRKDPPVVQEYDVPVFTQSKDHFIKSQWDLTTQQILPYIDGFRHVQKIAAEADVELNIVRIAVQNLLYYDVVTLVSIFQYSNVYCTTPKVQSLIDDKLIQEECLNYITKQGQKRPSVRDVFQLYCGLSPGTTVRDLCSRYSQQLQRVDERRLIQFGLMKSLIRRLQKYPVKVTRDERSRSPRLYTGCHSYDDICCKTGVSYKELDERLENDPNIVVCWK; translated from the exons ATGGACATGGACTCTCGAATCGAGTGCATATTCTTTAGCGAGTTTCACCCAACGTTGGGTCCCAAAATAACATATCAG GTCCCAGAAGAATACATTTCACGAGAGCTCTTTGACACAGTTCAGGTTTATATAATTACCAAACAGGAGTTGCAGAACAAACTAATAACAGT CACTGCAATGGGCAAAAAGTTAATCGGGTGTCCAGTGTGCATCGAGCACAAGAAGTACAGCCGTAACGCCCTCCTGTTTAATCTGGGCTTCGTCTGTGATGCACAGACCAACACGTGTGTCCTTGAGCCTATTGTCAAGAAACTGTCAGGATACCTCACCACACTGGAG CTGGAGAGTGGATTCATATCCACCGAGGAGAGCAAACAAAAACTCCTGCCTATCATGTCGACCTTGTTGGAAGAGCTCAACGCTACCGGGGCGTGCACCTTACCCATAG atgAATCCAACACCATCCACTTGAAGCTGATCCCATTGCGGAAGGATCCCCCGGTCGTTCAGGAGTACGACGTTCCGGTTTTCACTCAGAGCAAAGATCACTTTATTAAGTCACAGTGGGATCTCACCACACAGCAG ATTTTGCCCTACATTGATGGCTTTCGACATGTGCAAAAAATCGCAGCCGAAGCAGACGTGGAGTTGAATATAGTCCGTATTGCTGTGCAGAATTTGCT GTATTATGATGTCGTGACCCTGGTGTCGATATTCCAG TACTCCAATGTGTACTGTACCACCCCCAAAGTGCAGAGCCTGATCGATGACAAACTCATCCAGGAGGAATGTTTAAACTACATCACCAAGCAAg GTCAGAAGCGTCCAAGTGTGAGAGATGTGTTCCAGCTGTACTGTGGCCTGAGTCCAGGAACCACCGTCCGCGACCTATGTTCCCGCTACTCTCAACAGCTGCAGAGAGTTGATGAGAG AAGGTTGATTCAGTTCGGCCTCATGAAGTCTCTCATACGACGGCTGCAAAAATACCCCGTCAAGGTGACACGTGACGAGAGGAGCAGGTCGCCTCGCCTCTACACGGGATGTCATAGTTATGATGATATCTGCTGCAAGACAG GTGTCAGCTACAAGGAGCTAGATGAGCGTTTGGAAAATGATCCCAACATTGTTGTGTGTTGGAAGTGA
- the zmynd10 gene encoding zinc finger MYND domain-containing protein 10 has translation MEGSVLLPVEAEGFIESLEIFSLKDVGSTRWFRQHEYIEKLNMQAILSASAALDEYIKEMLVSHGKIPVLVHEMILTEVWKQKIFPILCQLQDFTPKNTFPLYMVVHHEATIINLLETIMFHKDSCESSDDAILDLVDYCHRKLTLLAANTDKDSDVTHNKHKTTGETVLSSKEELQIQAAELEFSISLKALPVLRYITDHTDSISAINRMLCTHNVPCLLVRLIECCPWSRCTAGNIEKYMNGKWQKIPEEDRLKMTKLDGQVWISLYNLLLKEECQRKYDFNSFNKSQLLKLRSFLTEVLIDQLPNLSQLQRVLAHLAVTDPEPLKKELVLEQIPEMLNHIMRENSGKWKAIAKYQVKQTFNASEKDLRLQAQRLAQTYNLNVMESLLPEKPKCGCCGKEAAKRCSRCQGEWYCHRQCQVKHWPKHKKACQLMMEANKRTQDDLNCNNKEINNMN, from the exons ATGGAGGGCTCGGTGCTGTTGCCAGTGGAGGCGGAGGGGTTCATTGAAAGTTTGGAGATCTTTTCCCTCAAAGATGTGGGCTCAACAAG gTGGTTCAGACAACATGAGTACATCGAGAAGCTCAACATGCAGGCAATACTGAGTGCTTCTGCCGCACTGGATGAGTACATAAAGGAGATGCTGGTGTCTCATGGAAAG ATCCCAGTCCTGGTGCATGAGATGATTTTGACTGAAGTATGGAAGCAAAAAATATTCCCCATTTTATGCCAACTGCAGGACTTCACACCCAAGAACACGTTTCCTCTTTACATGGTG GTCCACCATGAAGCCACCATCATCAACTTGCTGGAGACTATCATGTTTCACAAG GACTCATGCGAGTCGAGTGACGACGCCATTCTCGACTTGGTGGATTACTGCCACCGTAAACTCACTCTGCTCGCCGCCAACACTGACAAGGACAGTGACGTGACGCACAACAAGCACAAGACGACCGGCGAGACCGTTTTATCCTCTAAAGAG GAGTTGCAAATTCAAGCTGCTGAGTTGGAATTCAGTATTTCCTTGAAGGCTCTGCCCGTGCTACGCTACATCACTGACCACACTGACAG TATCAGTGCCATTAATCGAATGCTCTGCACACATAACGTGCCGTGTTTACTGGTACGCCTGATCGAGTGCTGCCCATGGAGTCGCTGCACGGCCG GCAACATAGAGAAGTACATGAACGGCAAATGGCAGAAGATACCAGAGGAAGACCGCCTGAAGATGACAAAACTGGACGGGCAGGTCTGGATTTCGCTGTACAATCTTCTCCTTAAGGAAGAGTGCCAACGAAAATATGACTTTAACAGTTTCAATAAGAGTCAACTTCTAAAG CTGCGCAGTTTCCTGACTGAGGTATTGATCGACCAGCTGCCCAACTTGTCGCaactccagcgcgtcctggctCATCTGGCGGTTACAGACCCCGAACCCCTGAAGAAGGAACTTGTTTTAGAGCAG ATCCCTGAAATGTTGAACCACATCATGAGGGAGAATTCCGGTAAGTGGAAGGCCATCGCCAAATATCAAGTCAAACAAACATTCAACGCCTCTGAAAAAGACCTGAGGCTGCAGGCACAGAG GTTGGCTCAGACGTACAATTTGAACGTGATGGAGAGTTTGCTTCCAGAAAAGCCGAAATGCGGCTGTTGCGGTAAAGAGGCTGCAAAGCGATGCTCTCGATGCCAAGGGGAGTGGTACTGTCACAG ACAATGTCAGGTGAAACACTGGCCAAAACACAAGAAGGCCTGTCAGCTCATGATGGAGGCCAACAAGAGGACCCAAGATGACCTGAACTGCAACAACAAAGAGATCAACAATATGaactga